A single Seriola aureovittata isolate HTS-2021-v1 ecotype China chromosome 19, ASM2101889v1, whole genome shotgun sequence DNA region contains:
- the ngs gene encoding notochord granular surface, with protein sequence MSRSPERMSSYRRHFEGSLAAPPAYQLRVSSPSPTRRETRSANFTRSGGTMGRRSLSSKARLTSSVSMGALCFGMSMGLGPKLDLDAAAAENQAFMTTRTNERQEMVALNDRLAAYIEKVRTLESKNMVLEAEIEALKGRHVRPSGLRQLYESQLRELNRDTEKMRVQRDMSLVAKEAMLGQLDALRAKYDEAVEARKKTEHDIEALRPDVDKATSVRIALEKQLENLESELAFLQRVHKEEIEELMQQIYSTATKVDLTFGLPDLSSALRQIQSQYDNIAAKNLQEMDSWYRTKFQDLSNISSKHVQSVRSVREEIAGYKKDILNKERELEALKSRNEYLEAQIRNAAVKYKKEEEDLQERIESIKLDLRVTKEKIALLLREYQELLNVKMALEIEITTYRKLIEGENNRLSTMVHNLSLTRGLHLTSAVSMCAASASASAPAMSTKLDDAPTDTSSSGAEKAPGAGTARVEVASSDTQTDGSLEEQATEMSERKTVLIRTVKTHEDTYESNTQECTITISGAADDTDEE encoded by the exons ATGAGCCGCAGTCCAGAGAGGATGTCATCATACAGACGTCATTTCGAGGGCTCCCTGGCCGCCCCTCCCGCATACCAGCTCCGGGTGTCCAGTCCCTCTCCCACCCGCAGGGAGACCCGCTCGGCCAACTTCACTCGGAGTGGTGGGACGATGGGGCGTAGGTCCCTCTCCAGTAAGGCTCGCCTGACCAG CAGTGTGAGTATGGGAGCGCTGTGCTTTGGTATGTCCATGGGGCTCGGGCCAAAACTGGACCTGGATGCGGCTGCAGCAGAGAACCAGGCCTTTATGACGACTCGAACTAATGAGAGGCAGGAGATGGTAGCCCTTAATGACCGTCTGGCAGCTTATATTGAAAAG GTGCGAACACTGGAGTCGAAGAACATGGTGTTGGAGGCTGAGATTGAGGCCCTGAAGGGTCGCCATGTCAGACCATCAGGCCTCAGGCAGCTGTACGAATCTCAGTTGAGGGAACTCAACAGGGACACTGAGAAGATGAGAGTCCAGAGG GATATGTCTTTGGTAGCCAAGGAGGCAATGTTGGGCCAGTTGGACGCACTGAGGGCCAAATACGATGAAGCTGTGGAGGCCAGGAAAAAGACGGAGCACGACATTGAGGCGCTACGTCCT GATGTGGATAAAGCAACTTCAGTCCGGATTGCTCTGGAGAAGCAGCTGGAAAACCTGGAGAGTGAGCTGGCTTTCCTGCAGAGAGTTCACAAGGAG GAAATTGAGGAGCTCATGCAGCAGATCTATTCAACAGCCACCAAGGTGGACCTGACGTTTGGCCTCCCAGatctctcctctgctctaaGACAGATTCAGTCTCAGTATGACAACATCGCCGCCAAAAACCTACAG GAAATGGACAGCTGGTACAGGACAAAGTTTCAGGACCTGAGCAACATCTCCAGTAAACACGTTCAGAGTGTTCGAAGTGTGAGAGAGGAAATCGCAGGCTATAAAAAGGAT ATCCTCAACAAGGAACGTGAATTGGAGGCATTGAAGAGCAGGAATGAGTATTTGGAGGCTCAGATCCGTAATGCAGCCGTGAAATacaaaaaggaggaggaggacctaCAG GAGCGTATAGAATCCATTAAACTGGATCTAAGGGTGACCAAGGAGAAGATAGCGCTGCTGCTGAGGGAATATCAGGAACTACTGAATGTCAAGATGGCTCTGGAGATTGAGATCACCACCTacag GAAGCTGATCGAAGGGGAAAACAACCGTCTGAGCACCATGGTCCATAACCTGTCTCTGACTAGAGGCCTGCATCTCACTTCTGCTGTTAGCATGTGTGctgcctcagcctcagcctcagcacCTGCAATGTCTACAAAGCTGGATGACGCCCCCACTGACACCAGCAGTAGTGGGGCAGAGAAGGCTCCAGGTGCTGGCACAGCCCGAGTGGAAGTCGCCTCatcagacactcagacagacgGCAGCTTAGAGGAACAGGCTACAGAGATGTCTGAGAGGAAGACGGTCCTGATCAG AACAGTTAAGACACATGAAGACACTTATGAGAGCAACACACAGGAGTGCACCATCACCATATCTGGAGCAGCTGATGACACAGATGAAGAATAA
- the ccnc gene encoding cyclin-C isoform X2 produces the protein MAGNFWQSSHYLQWVLDKQDLMKERQKDLKFLTEEEYWKLQIFFANVIQALGEHLKLRQQVIATATVYFKRFYARYSLKSIDPVLMAPTCVFLASKVEEFGVVSNTRLISAATSVLKTRFSYAFPKEFPYRMNHILECEFYLLELMDCCLIVYHPYRPLLQYVQDMGQEDMLLPLAWRIVNDTYRTDLCLLYPPFMIALACLHVACVVQQKDARQWFAELSVDMDKILEIIRVILKLYDQWKNFDDRKEIAAVLNKMPKPKPPPNR, from the exons ATGGCGGGTAACTTCTGGCAAAGTTCCCATTA TCTGCAGTGGGTCCTGGATAAACAGGACCtgatgaaagagagacagaaggaccTGAAATTTCTCACAGAAGAGGAGTACTGGAAGCTGCAGATCTTCTTTGCCAATG TCATCCAGGCTTTAGGGGAACACCTGAAGCTGCGGCAGCAGGTCATTGCCACTGCAACTGTCTACTTCAAACGCTTCTATGCCAG GTATTCCCTGAAAAGTATAGACCCGGTGCTCATGGCTCCTACCTGTGTTTTCCTGGCTTCCAAAGTTGAG GAATTTGGAGTTGTATCTAATACCAGGCTGATCTCTGCAGCAACATCTGTGT TGAAAACAAGGTTCTCCTATGCCTTCCCAAAGGAGTTCCCTTACAGAATGAATCAT ATATTAGAATGTGAGTTCTACCTTCTGGAGTTGATG GACTGCTGCCTGATCGTGTACCACCCCTACAGACCACTGTTGCAGTATGTGCAGGACATGGGACAGgaggacatgctgctgcccctgGCCTG GCGAATAGTGAATGACACATACAGGACAGATCTGTGTCTGCTCTACCCTCCCTTCATGATTGCCCTGG CCTGTCTGCATGTCGCCTGCGTGGTACAACAGAAAGATGCCAGACAGTGGTTTGCGGAGCTCTCTGTTGACATGGACAAA ATCCTGGAGATTATTCGTGTCATTCTGAAGCTATACGACCAGTGGAAAAATTTTGACGACAGGAAGGAGATAGCGGCTGTGCTAAACAAGATGCCTAAGCCCAAACCTCCTCCTAACAGGTAA
- the ccnc gene encoding cyclin-C isoform X1 produces the protein MAGNFWQSSHYLQWVLDKQDLMKERQKDLKFLTEEEYWKLQIFFANVIQALGEHLKLRQQVIATATVYFKRFYARYSLKSIDPVLMAPTCVFLASKVEEFGVVSNTRLISAATSVLKTRFSYAFPKEFPYRMNHILECEFYLLELMDCCLIVYHPYRPLLQYVQDMGQEDMLLPLAWRIVNDTYRTDLCLLYPPFMIALACLHVACVVQQKDARQWFAELSVDMDKILEIIRVILKLYDQWKNFDDRKEIAAVLNKMPKPKPPPNSESDQSSNGNQSNSYSQS, from the exons ATGGCGGGTAACTTCTGGCAAAGTTCCCATTA TCTGCAGTGGGTCCTGGATAAACAGGACCtgatgaaagagagacagaaggaccTGAAATTTCTCACAGAAGAGGAGTACTGGAAGCTGCAGATCTTCTTTGCCAATG TCATCCAGGCTTTAGGGGAACACCTGAAGCTGCGGCAGCAGGTCATTGCCACTGCAACTGTCTACTTCAAACGCTTCTATGCCAG GTATTCCCTGAAAAGTATAGACCCGGTGCTCATGGCTCCTACCTGTGTTTTCCTGGCTTCCAAAGTTGAG GAATTTGGAGTTGTATCTAATACCAGGCTGATCTCTGCAGCAACATCTGTGT TGAAAACAAGGTTCTCCTATGCCTTCCCAAAGGAGTTCCCTTACAGAATGAATCAT ATATTAGAATGTGAGTTCTACCTTCTGGAGTTGATG GACTGCTGCCTGATCGTGTACCACCCCTACAGACCACTGTTGCAGTATGTGCAGGACATGGGACAGgaggacatgctgctgcccctgGCCTG GCGAATAGTGAATGACACATACAGGACAGATCTGTGTCTGCTCTACCCTCCCTTCATGATTGCCCTGG CCTGTCTGCATGTCGCCTGCGTGGTACAACAGAAAGATGCCAGACAGTGGTTTGCGGAGCTCTCTGTTGACATGGACAAA ATCCTGGAGATTATTCGTGTCATTCTGAAGCTATACGACCAGTGGAAAAATTTTGACGACAGGAAGGAGATAGCGGCTGTGCTAAACAAGATGCCTAAGCCCAAACCTCCTCCTAACAG TGAAAGCGACCAGAGCTCCAATGGGAACCAAAGCAACTCCTACAGCCAGTCTTAG